The genome window GTAGCCAATACGAGCGGAGCATTCGGCAATAACTCGGCCATAACACTCTCCAATATTGCGGGAGTTGCGCTTGATATCACGGGCTATGACACGCAGATCGGCTCACTGACCGGCGGCGGCACAACGGGCGGCAATGTGACGCTTGGCGGCGCAACGCTGACGATTGGTGGAAACAACAGCAGCCCGGCGGTTTACGGCGGTGTGTTGTCGGGAACGGGCGGCATAACGAAGATCGGAACAGGCACCCTGACGCTGGGCGGAATCAATACCTATACGGGTCAGACAACAATCACCCTGGGTACGCTTTCGCTTGATGCAACAGGAACGATAGCCCTGAGTTCGGGAGTGTCCAATAACGGTACCTTCACGATAGCCGGAGCCAAGACGATAGACTCGATGACGGGATCCGGAGGAACAACGCTTGGAGCCAATATCCTGACGATAGGCGATGCGACAGGCAGTTCCTCAACCTACTCCGGAGTGCTTTCCGGTACAGGCGGCATCACCAAGGCCGGATCAGGCACGCTGACACTCTCGGGAGCGAACAGTTACACCGGAGCGACGAGCGTGAGTGGCGGCACCCTGAAGGCGGGAGTAGCCTCGGTAGCCAATACGAGCGGAGCATTCGGAAATAACTCGGCCATAACACTCTCCAATACGGCGGGAGTTATGCTTGATATCACGGATAATGATACGCAGATCGGCTCTCTGACCGGCGGCGGCACAACGGGCGGCAATGTGACGCTTGGCGACGAGACGCTGACGATTGGGGGAAACAACAGCAGCCCTGCGGTATACGGCGGTGTGTTGTCGGGAACGGGCGGCATAACGAAGATCGGAACAGGCACTCTGACGCTGGGCGGAATCAATACCTATACGGGTCAGACAACAATCACCCTGGGTACGCTCTCGCTCAATACAACGGGAACGATAGCCCTGAGCTCGGGAGTGTCCAATAACGGTACCTTCACGATAGCCGGAGCCAAGACGATAGATTCGATGACGGGAGCAGGAGGAACAACGCTTGGAGCCAATATCCTGACGATAGGCGATGCGACGGGCAGCTCGTCAACCTACAGTGGAGTGCTCTCCGGCACAGGCGGCATCACCAAGTCGGGAGCAGGCACACTGACGCTCTCGGGAACGAACCTCTATACAGGCCTGACCACCGTCACTGGAGGCACACTGGCTTATGGTGTGACAAATGCGCTTTCATCCGGAGGGGTGACGGTAAGTGGCGGTGGTACGTTGAATCTCGATACGTATTCTGACAGCGTTGGTGCCGTTACGTTGACAGACGGCAGTATAATCGGTTCAGGTGTGTTAACAAGTACATCAGGGTTTACGGTGTCGAATGGTACAGTCAGTGCTGTTCTTGGCGGTGCAGTCACCATGACAAAAACAGGAACAGGCACAGGCACAGTGACGCTGTCGGGAGTGAACACCTATACAGGCGTGACGACGATCAATGCAGGAGTGCTGAGTGTCGGAACAATTGGTAACGGTGGTGTTGCAGGAAATCTCGGAGCCGCAACGAATGCCGCTGCCAATCTGGTTCTTGGCGGAGGAACCCTTCAATATACAGGAGCAACGGCGTCTACCAATCGCGCTTTTACCCTGACGACAGGCACGTCATCAACGATTGATGTTACCGCCAATAACCTGACGATTAGCGGCATAGGAGCCAATACCACCGGAGCCTTGACCAAATCGGGTTCCGGTACGCTGACACTTGGGGCGGCAAATCTCTATACTGGTTTGACCACAATCAGCGGCGGCACACTGGTTTATGGTATAGCCAATGCGCTTGCAAGCGGAGGGGTGACGGTAAGTAGCGGCGCTACGTTGAATCTCGATACGTATTCTGACAGTGTTGGTGCTGTTACTTTGTCTGATGGCAGTATAACCGGTACCGGTACAGCTACCTTGACAAGTACATCAGGGTTTACAGTATCAAATGGTACAGTCAGTGCGAAACTGGCGGGAACAGTTCCTTTGACCAAAACAGGAACAGGCACAGTGACGCTGTCGGGAGTGAATACCTATACAGGCGTGACGACGATCAATGCAGGAGTGCTGAGTGTCGGAACAATTGGTAATGGTGGTGTTGCAGGAAATCTCGGAGCCGCAACCAATGTCGCTGCCAATCTGGTTCTTGGCGGCGGAACCCTGCAATATACTGGATCAACGGCGTCTACCAATCGCGCCTTTACCCTGACGACAGGCACGTCATCAACGATTGATGTTACCGCCAATAACCTGACGATTAGCGGTATAGGAGCCAATACCACCGGAGCCTTGACCAAATCGGGAGCAGGCACGCTGACGCTGTCGGGAGCGAACCTCTTCACAGGTTTGACCACCATCAGCGGCGGTACGCTGGCGTATGGGATAACCAATGCGCTTGCAAGCGGAGGGGTGACGGTCAACGGAAGCGGAGCGGTTCTTGATATCGGGGGATATAGTGATACGGTAGGAGCAGTAACCCTGACCAATGGCGCCATAACCGGCACCACCGGAGTATTGAGCGGCACAGGATATACGGTTTCAGATGGAACGGTCAGTGCGAAACTGGCTGGAGCAGTACTTTTGACCAAAACAGGTACAGGAACAGTAACGCTGTCAGGAGCGAATACCTACAGTGGCGGTACAACCTTGTCCGGCGGAACGCTCTCTCTTGGATCGTCCGGAGCCATCGGGTCGTCAGGAAGCATCAGATTTGATGGAGGGGCTCTGCAGTTCAGCTCTGCCAATACAACTGATTATTCATCACGTTTCAGCAGCGCTGCAAGCCAGGCTTATACTATCGATACCAATGGTCAGGATGTAACTCTCGCCAGTATCCTGAGCAGTAATGGAGGGACGTTGACCAAATCGGGCAGTGGTACACTTACGCTCTCGGGTGCAAATTCCTACACCGGTCTTACCACGGTCAGTGCCGGAACACTGAAGCTCGGAGCTGCGGGTGGTGCAACCAACACCCCGCTTGGTACGACAGATGCCGGAACGGTTGTTTCAAACGGAGCCACGCTCGACCTGAACGGTTTTACACTCGGTACTGCTGAATCCGTGACGATCAACGGAACTGGTGTCGGAGACACGGCAGGGGCTCTGGCCAACAGTTCCACTTCCCCGGTGGTCTACAGCGGTTCGATTATCCTTGGCAGTTCGAGCACTATTGTTTCGAGCGGGAACTTTACGGCAAGCGGGGTTGTGACCGGCACTGCCGGCACGCTTACTCTTGATGCCGGAACCAGCGGCGATATCGTTTTCACCAACACGGTGAATGACTTTTCAACGGTATCGGTAACGCATGCCCGAACTCTTTCGCTCGTTGATTCTAACGCGCTGACCCTCTCCGGTATTCATGCATCCGGAAAGGTTGATGTTGCGACGCTGAGCGGCGACCTGACGGTTACCGGTAATCTCTCCACGACGGATGGCTCGGCAACGGCAATCAGACTGAACGCAGGGAAATCTGCGCTTGCAGGCACGGCAACCGGAGGCAATATCATTATCTCCGGCACTCCGTCGATAACCGTCGGAGCAGCAGGTATTGCATCCTTCTATAGTGGCAGTATCTCCGGAAGTACAGGATTGAGTTCACTTGTCGGGACGGGTACAGGCCGTTTCCGTTACAACAGCGATGAATCGGTATCGAATTACTCGACGGCACTCTCTTCGGGGAAAAACGCTATCTACCGTGAGCAGCCGACAGTTACGGTTAAGGCTGACAATGAAAGTAAAACCTATGGAACGGCACCGTCGCTTACCTACACATTGAGTGGCGAAGCCAATGGCGATACCGATGGAGAGATCTTGTCCGGAGTTGGTATTGGCGTTGGCGGCTCAACTTCTACCTCAGGGAACTACGTTGCCGGTTCGCACGCCCTGACACCGTCCGGAGCAACCAGCCTGCTCGGATATGCACTCTCCTATTCAACCGGCACACTGACGGTCGCACAGAAGGCGTTGACGATAAGCGGTATAACGGCGTCGAACAAGGAGTATGACGGCACGACGGCGGCGACGTTGGTGACGAGCGCTTTGACGAAGACGGGTCTGGTATCGGGAGATGTATTGACGCTCTCTTCGAGCGGCCTCTTCGGAGACAAGAGTGTTGCGACTGGCAAGACGGTGACGCTGAGCAGCACGATCGGCGGAAGCGATACGGCAAACTATGCGATAACCTCCCAGCAAAGTGCGTATGCGGACATTACAAAAGCCAATCTGACGGTGACAGCGACTGATGTAACGAAAAAGTACGGCGAGGTTCCTTCGTTAAGCCGCTTTACGAACAGCACACTGAAGAACAGCGAGACAATAGGGAGCGTAACACTGAAGAGTGCGGGAACGGCAGCCACAGCATCGGTTGCAGGCAGCCCCTACTCAATCGTTGCCTCTGATGCTACGGGAGGCACCTTTTCGCCGGACAACTACACTATCAGCTATGTTGACGGTCAACTGAGGGTTGAAGGCTTATCGCAGACCACGGTTGTTCCGGTCATTTTTCTCCCGACAAGCGGTTTCAGCATCGTTCCGTCAGGAGTATCCATGCTCTTTCCTGCAAGCCCGACACAAAATTTGAGTCTATCGGGGACGGTTTCTTCCGTCTCCTCATCGGGAGGAGAGAGTGTTGCCTCTGTTGATACCCAGACAGGAGCGCTTTCGGAGATGAACGGAGGTGAGGTTTTGACTGCCGGCAGCAGTAACGAAACCGTAAATGCGGCAATGAGTGGAGAGAGTTCAACATCGGATATCAGTCAGGCAAGTCTTCCTCTTTCGGGATTGTCATCAGCAAGCGACACTCCGGCACCTTTTACCGGAGTGATCACTGTTTTTATTGGTGGAAAGCAGGTTCGTCAAACCGCAAAAACGGCGATTCCGCTTCCTGATAAAGTTTTGAAAGGTCTTTCAAAGGGATCGGGTAACGAGAAGGTTACGCTTGATAATGGCTCTCCTCTTCCTTCATGGCTGAAATATGATACCACTACCCGTTC of Candidatus Chlorobium masyuteum contains these proteins:
- a CDS encoding beta strand repeat-containing protein gives rise to the protein TLTKAGAGVLTLSGANSYTGATSVSGGTLKAGVASVANTSGAFGNNSAITLSNIAGVALDITGYDTQIGSLTGGGTTGGNVTLGGATLTIGGNNSSPAVYGGVLSGTGGITKIGTGTLTLGGINTYTGQTTITLGTLSLDATGTIALSSGVSNNGTFTIAGAKTIDSMTGSGGTTLGANILTIGDATGSSSTYSGVLSGTGGITKAGSGTLTLSGANSYTGATSVSGGTLKAGVASVANTSGAFGNNSAITLSNTAGVMLDITDNDTQIGSLTGGGTTGGNVTLGDETLTIGGNNSSPAVYGGVLSGTGGITKIGTGTLTLGGINTYTGQTTITLGTLSLNTTGTIALSSGVSNNGTFTIAGAKTIDSMTGAGGTTLGANILTIGDATGSSSTYSGVLSGTGGITKSGAGTLTLSGTNLYTGLTTVTGGTLAYGVTNALSSGGVTVSGGGTLNLDTYSDSVGAVTLTDGSIIGSGVLTSTSGFTVSNGTVSAVLGGAVTMTKTGTGTGTVTLSGVNTYTGVTTINAGVLSVGTIGNGGVAGNLGAATNAAANLVLGGGTLQYTGATASTNRAFTLTTGTSSTIDVTANNLTISGIGANTTGALTKSGSGTLTLGAANLYTGLTTISGGTLVYGIANALASGGVTVSSGATLNLDTYSDSVGAVTLSDGSITGTGTATLTSTSGFTVSNGTVSAKLAGTVPLTKTGTGTVTLSGVNTYTGVTTINAGVLSVGTIGNGGVAGNLGAATNVAANLVLGGGTLQYTGSTASTNRAFTLTTGTSSTIDVTANNLTISGIGANTTGALTKSGAGTLTLSGANLFTGLTTISGGTLAYGITNALASGGVTVNGSGAVLDIGGYSDTVGAVTLTNGAITGTTGVLSGTGYTVSDGTVSAKLAGAVLLTKTGTGTVTLSGANTYSGGTTLSGGTLSLGSSGAIGSSGSIRFDGGALQFSSANTTDYSSRFSSAASQAYTIDTNGQDVTLASILSSNGGTLTKSGSGTLTLSGANSYTGLTTVSAGTLKLGAAGGATNTPLGTTDAGTVVSNGATLDLNGFTLGTAESVTINGTGVGDTAGALANSSTSPVVYSGSIILGSSSTIVSSGNFTASGVVTGTAGTLTLDAGTSGDIVFTNTVNDFSTVSVTHARTLSLVDSNALTLSGIHASGKVDVATLSGDLTVTGNLSTTDGSATAIRLNAGKSALAGTATGGNIIISGTPSITVGAAGIASFYSGSISGSTGLSSLVGTGTGRFRYNSDESVSNYSTALSSGKNAIYREQPTVTVKADNESKTYGTAPSLTYTLSGEANGDTDGEILSGVGIGVGGSTSTSGNYVAGSHALTPSGATSLLGYALSYSTGTLTVAQKALTISGITASNKEYDGTTAATLVTSALTKTGLVSGDVLTLSSSGLFGDKSVATGKTVTLSSTIGGSDTANYAITSQQSAYADITKANLTVTATDVTKKYGEVPSLSRFTNSTLKNSETIGSVTLKSAGTAATASVAGSPYSIVASDATGGTFSPDNYTISYVDGQLRVEGLSQTTVVPVIFLPTSGFSIVPSGVSMLFPASPTQNLSLSGTVSSVSSSGGESVASVDTQTGALSEMNGGEVLTAGSSNETVNAAMSGESSTSDISQASLPLSGLSSASDTPAPFTGVITVFIGGKQVRQTAKTAIPLPDKVLKGLSKGSGNEKVTLDNGSPLPSWLKYDTTTRSFRIISKPDNSFRIKIRIQDKKRSWVVDLSSS